The stretch of DNA TTGAAATattcttgaaaaactcacattgcaagccCTTCCGACGGTGTCTCTTCCCTCACAACCATTATATTCGAATCAGCCAGCTTACTGGCTGACTCTTGAAccagactcaacctaaaatagacccaaagaaagtcaaaaaatacacccaaacaattcaaaagaaagacaggctttgttttttgagaacttacatacttgcagtttttacttttttttctgccttttttttctcgaataaaataataaagggctttttttctaaaaaaaatatatacaaaattagaagtagaaggtgataaaagaacaaaagtaacggttatttgaaagagaaattacatgctctctgcAGGCCTGTTTACACTACTTTGTTCTGTGTGTCAttgagaggaaggatcatcacttcccaagttcacGTCCGGTATTCTAAACAGATTTCATGTTATTCAAACAAAATATGATACAAGtaaatcatgataacaagattatacaccccaacaagacatacccttctgcagcagatttttcattgttttcccttaacaattcatctagatcttcacttcCTATTTCATATCtctcactacattcataaaagaagatgttaacaaaaataattatgatgatagacggtaatatagcttacgTAGTACTGTACCTATCATAGGATTAATCTTCTTCAGGAGATGAATGTTCAACAacaacctttttctttttggattgtgtTCTGGGTGGAAAAAACAAGTATGAATCNNNNNNNNNNNNNNNNNNNNNNNNNNNNNNNNNNNNNNNNNNNNNNNNNNNNNNNNNNNNNNNNNNNNNNNNNNNNNNNNNNNNNNNNNNNNNNNNNNNNNNNNNNNNNNNNNNNNNNNNNNNNNNNNNNNNNNNNNNNNNNNNNNNNNNNNNNNNNNNNNNNNNNNNNNNNNNNNNNNNNNNNNNNNNNNNNNNNNNNNNNNNNNNNNNNNNNNNNNNNNNNNNNNNNNNNNNNNNNNNNNNNNNNNNNNNNNNNNNNNNNNNNNNNNNNNNNNNNNNNNNNNNNNNNNNNNNNNNNNNNNNNNNNNNNNNNNNNNNNNNNNNNNNNNNNNNNNNNNNNNNNNNNNNNNNNNNNNNNNNNNNNNNNNNNNNNNNNNNNNNNNNNNNNNNNNNNNNNNNNNNNNNNNNNNNNNNNNNNNNNNNNNNNNNNNNNNNNNNNNNNNNNNNNNNNNNNNNNNNNNNNNNNNNNNNNNNNNNNNNNNNNNNNNNNNNNNNNNNNNNNNNNNNNNNNNNNNNNNNNNNNNNNNNNNNNNNNNNNNNNNNNNNNNNNNNNNNNNNNNNNNNNNNNNNNNNNNNNNNNNNNNNNNNNNNNNNNNNNNNNNNNNNNNNNNNNNNNNNNNNNNNNNNNNNNNNNNNNNNNNNNNNNNNNNNNNNNNNNNNNNNNNNNNNNNNNNNNNNNNNNNNNNNNNNNNNNNNNNNNNNNNNNNNNNNNNNNNNNNNNNNNNNNNNNNNNNNNNNNNNNNNNNNNNNNNNNNNNNNNNNNNNNNNNNNNNNNNNNNNNNNNNNNNNNNNNNNNNNNNNNNNNNNNNNNNNNNNNNNNNNNNNNNNNNNNNNNNNNNNNNNNNNNNNNNNNNNNNNNNNNNNNNNNNNNNNNNNNNNNNNNNNNNNNNNNNNNNNNNNNNNNNNNNNNNNNNNNNNNNNNNNNNNNNNNNNNNNNNNNNNNNNNNNNNNNNNNNNNNNNNNNNNNNNNNNNNNNNNNNNNNNNNNNNNNNNNNNNNNNNNNNNNNNNNNNNNNNNNNNNNNNNNNNNNNNNNNNNNNNNNNNNNNNNNNNNNNNNNNNNNNNNNNNNNNNNNNNNNNNNNNNNNNNNNNNNNNNNNNNNNNNNNNNNNNNNNNNNNNNNNNNNNNNNNNNNNNNNNNNNNNNNNNNNNNNNNNNNNNNNNNNNNNNNNNNNNNNNNNNNNNNNNNNNNNNNNNTACACCTATAATTTTTAGCGAGTTACCTGTTgcgttgatgccaagcgcatcacCTATTTTTTTGGTGTTATTTTAAAAGAATCGTATCCGGTTTCTAATCTGTTCTCCCCTAATTTGAAGTTGTTAGCCAGCTCCCTTAACACTTTGTGATGCACCCTtagtggtgggatgtgcatcaagCCACCGAATCCCAAATCCCTCACAATCGTTTTCTTCTCCTCACTTATGTTTCTGAATTTATCACTTAACAAATGTGTTGTacacttaaggtctttggtttgctgtaaacaaaaataaaattatagtcagatatatttctattatataaaattgatttcatctaagacatatatttgttcttacatttttttcagcttggtttctcgctgccattttttctgaaatgaaaaatacacacatagatatcagtaagatacacccatatatataagtcagatacacccatagatatcagtaagatacacccatagatatcagtaagatacacctatagatatgattcagatacacccatatatatcagtcagatatcactcaaactTGCATCaatatacaaggtcaagcaacattacaaggtcaagcaatatacacccatggacaagcaaatataagaacagttgcaactgctgactattacagtatatcagttcagaaatatacacccaacaatttGTGCcttatacacccaacaaattacctCATATACACCCACCAAACTACGTAATATacccccaaaaatcagttaccagaagaactagaacaacaagaacagtaacacctagaagaactaagaagaacagtgtaacatagaaccaagaataacactaaaacctagaacaagtagaacatgATAAACTGTAAAATGAGACGTAGAGCAAGAAGAATAGTAAAATGTacaacgtagaagaacagtaaaacctagttcttcaATTTCGAAATGTGGAAAATATACAGGAATGGTAATGTAACATACCTTGAGTATTATAGCTTTGTTTTCTCTGGAGATTCTTGATCGAGAGTTCTATGTTGTGTTGATGGAATTTTTGAATCTTAGCGACGAGTTGTATATCTTCAGTATCGAATGATGCTCGAAAATGGAACGTTTGCTTTTTCTCTGAATGGCTTTGAGAAGTGAAAGAAGTGGAAGAGTCTGCCATTAAGGGGCGGTTTATGCGAAGCATAACCGTTTGAGTGGAGAGCGTGTAAATGACGCCCCATTCAATGCTGTTCACTGCGCATCTGGAAAGATTGTGGGCTGGTAGATTGGATAACTTGTAAGGCAtttttgcttgtatgtgtagcaggcctgtTTAATTTGATAATAACATTATTCTATAAAATTGGTCACTCGTAGATGTCACAAATTTTATATTCAAAATGTCGAGTTTTACAATTCAATCATTCCAATATTTATTGCCCGCCTTTCTAATCAAATGTTTTACAATTGTATCCGTGACTTCCAACTTTTCATCTTCTTATATAGATGGTTTTTTGtcacttttttaaaataaaattttaatacatAACTGGTTCATTTAACACTTAATTATCTTTGCCACTTCCTCTTTCACTCACACCCTGCTCTCCCATTCATCATTTCTTCTAA from Arachis ipaensis cultivar K30076 unplaced genomic scaffold, Araip1.1 Aipa1091, whole genome shotgun sequence encodes:
- the LOC110268573 gene encoding uncharacterized protein LOC110268573; amino-acid sequence: MPYKLSNLPAHNLSRCAVNSIEWGVIYTLSTQTVMLRINRPLMADSSTSFTSQSHSEKKQTFHFRASFDTEDIQLVAKIQKFHQHNIELSIKNLQRKQSYNTQEKMAARNQAEKNQTKDLKCTTHLLSDKFRNISEEKKTIVRDLGFGGLMHIPPLRVHHKVLRELANNFKLGENRLETGYDSFKITPKK